Proteins encoded together in one Impatiens glandulifera chromosome 1, dImpGla2.1, whole genome shotgun sequence window:
- the LOC124923703 gene encoding uncharacterized protein LOC124923703, whose translation MQISANKFSGESLNGNVALPWEGGSGTNFLELPSLRFAVDPSCKMTVFVFGISVMESTSITQTKDGKDKKNGKATLAPLEHEEEEEEQNSTKDLESNTPLGEGWSRSDMSPRASNLSHVNSWCSNSMTESPPIQMMGRCEEASEWSNISGESLFSIHINSFPKMKYAISKVEESYETARSSETIIPNQLSPIRVGRGDYDIIASSRAKRLEDKIARTTVKIDADENDNKPSSLEKSEESSNIDHGTSSNIDHGTTTDDKNPPSIIPLKKKKRWAERCCCGSICTLSCCKLPKCCKLPKCSQLPKCCQLPKCCKLPKCCQLPKCCKFPKCCQLSKCFQCKSLWKQDCCSWSLKWCQCKKPNCCHWPKCSSCKCLKCSSTCCKWPNCSCLPSGPLSCSCLKSISGCCSPSCFKCSKGLSCSCCKGGLSCCKWTSCNCFKQLSCSSCKGCSICSCLPSSCKWPSCKCFSCSCIPSCGSCGWPSCGSCGWPSCGSCGWPSWCSSCKWPAACSCPNISRLRHWCSCFCCCCNNGKKTDGAVQTSDLDQDKKKKNASFKEWFSCLLCK comes from the exons ATGCAAATCTCTGCTAATAAG TTTTCTGGAGAATCTCTGAACGGCAATGTTGCACTTCCATGGGAGGGTGGGAGTGGAACTAATTTCCTGGAGCTTCCTTCACTTCGTTTT GCAGTTGATCCATCATGTAAAATGACAGTATTCGTATTTGGTATTTCAGTTATGGAGTCTACAAGCATAACTCAAACCAAGGATggcaaagataaaaaaaatggcaAGGCTACTCTTGCCCCACTTGAGCatgaggaagaggaggaggagcaAAACAGTACTAAAGATTTGGAGAGCAACACTCCTTTAG GAGAAGGATGGTCTCGAAGTGATATGTCACCACGGGCTTCAAATCTCTCACATGTAAATTCCTGGTGCAGCAACTCAATGACAGAGTCTCCTCCCATTCAAATGATGGGTAGATGTGAAGAAGCATCAGAATGGAGTAACATCTCTGGTGAGTCTTTATTTAGCATTCACATCAACAGTTTTCCCAAGATGAAATATGCTATCTCTAAAGTTGAGGAATCATACGAGACTGCACGATCTAGTGAGACAATTATACCGAACCAACTTTCTCCAATAAGAGTAGGGAGAGGAGACTATGATATCATAGCAAGCTCCAGAGCCAAAAGGTTAGAAGATAAAATTGCAAGAACAACTGTTAAGATTGATGCTGACGAAAATGATAACAAACCATCTTCTTTGGAGAAGTCAGAAGAGAGTTCTAATATTGATCATGGAACAAGTTCTAATATTGATCATGGAACAACCACCGATGACAAAAACCCACCATCTATCATTCCATT aaagaagaaaaagaggtGGGCTGAACGCTGCTGTTGTGGAAGTATATGTACATTATCTTGTTGCAAGTTGCCCAAATGTTGCAAGTTGCCCAAATGTTCCCAGTTGCCAAAATGTTGCCAGTTGCCAAAATGTTGCAAGTTGCCAAAATGTTGCCAGTTGCCAAAATGTTGCAAGTTTCCAAAATGTTGCCAGTTGTCAAAATGTTTCCAGTGTAAATCTCTATGGAAACAGGATTGTTGCAGTTGGTCGCTCAAATGGTGCCAGTGTAAGAAACCTAACTGCTGTCATTGGCCAAAATGTTCCTCTTGCAAGTGTTTAAAATGTAGTAGTACTTGTTGTAAGTGGCCCAATTGTAGTTGTCTCCCCAGTGGTCCATTAAGTTGCAGTTGCTTAAAGTCAATCAGTGGTTGTTGTTCTCCTTCATGCTTTAAATGTTCAAAAGGGTTGAGCTGCAGTTGCTGTAAAGGGGGGTTGTCTTGTTGTAAATGGACAAGCTGCAATTGTTTTAAACAGCTTAGTTGTAGCAGCTGCAAAGGGTGTTCCATTTGCAGTTGTTTACCGTCTAGTTGCAAGTGGCCAAGTTGTAAATGCTTCAGTTGTTCTTGTATCCCGAGTTGTGGCTCCTGCGGTTGGCCAAGTTGTGGCTCCTGCGGTTGGCCGAGTTGTGGCTCCTGCGGTTGGCCGAGTTGGTGCTCTTCATGTAAATGGCCTGCAGCATGTTCATGTCCTAATATTAGTAGGTTGAGACATTGGTGCAGTTGCTTCTGTTGTTGTTGTAATAATGGCaa GAAGACAGATGGAGCTGTGCAAACTTCAGATCTCGATcaagataagaagaagaagaatgcaAGTTTCAAAGAATGGTTTTCTTGTTTGTTATGTAAATGA
- the LOC124919795 gene encoding erlin-2-B: MDTPERATRAPRAPPPPGGGGGGGDLSAIFTVLVCFLAIFFMLILPTTSALKNGFSVVHQVPEGHVGVYWRGGALLNTITDPGYHIKLPLITEFEPIQVTLQTDLVRDIPCGTKGGVMITFEKIEVVNRLNKDYVHSTLRDYGVNYDNTWIYDKIHHEINQFCSAHSLQQVYIDMFDQIDEKMKDALQADCTRYAPGIEILSVRVTKPNIPESIRRNFEQMEEERTKVLIAIERQKVSEKEAETKRKIAISEAEKNAQVSLIQMEQKLMEKDSERKKEEIENQMYTAREKSLADANYYRALREAEANKLMITPQFLELKFIEAIANNTKIFFGDKVPNMIFDQRLLGNFLQDVDRKDNLES; the protein is encoded by the exons ATGGACACGCCGGAAAGGGCTACGCGGGCTCCACGGGCTCCACCACCGCCGGGAGGAGGAGGCGGAGGCGGCGATCTATCCGCCATTTTTACTGTTCTTGTTTGTTTCCTCGCTATTTTCTTTATG TTAATCCTTCCAACAACATCAGCCCTTAAGAACGGCTTTTCTGTTGTGCATCAAGTTCCTGAAGGCCATGTTGGGGTCTATTGGAGAGGTGGTGCCCTTCTGAACACAATTACAGATCCAG GTTATCATATAAAATTGCCTTTGATTACTGAATTTGAGCCGATTCAGGTCACCCTTCAAACAGATCTG GTTAGAGATATTCCTTGTGGTACAAAAGGTGGTGTTATGATTACCTTTGAGAAGATAGAG GTTGTTAATCGACTAAACAAGGATTATGTGCACTCTACATTGCGTGATTACGGAGTAAATTATGACAATACATGGATCTATGATAAGATTCATCACGAGATCAATCAGTTCTGCAGTGCTCATTCCCTTCAGCAAGTTTACATCGACATGTTTGATCAG ATTGACGAGAAAATGAAAGACGCCCTTCAGGCTGATTGCACGCGATATGCTCCTGGTATTGAGATACTAAGCGTACGTGTCACAAAGCCCAATATTCCAGAAAGTATAAGGCGTAACTTTGAGCAAATGGAAGAAGAACGCACAAAG GTATTGATCGCGATAGAGCGCCAGAAGGTTTCCGAGAAAGAGGCAGAGACAAAGAGAAAGATAGCCATAAGTGAGGCAGAAAAGAATGCACAAGTGAGTCTGATCCAAATGGAGCAAAAATTGATGGAGAAAGATAgtgagaggaagaaagaagaaatcgAGAATCAAATGTACACTGCTCGAGAGAAGAGCTTGGCTGATGCTAACTACTATAG AGCATTGAGAGAGGCAGAAGCAAACAAACTGATGATTACTCCTCAGTTTCTTGAGCTTAAATTCATTGAAGCAATTGCAAACAACACGAAGATATTTTTTGGTGACAAG GTGCCCAATATGATTTTTGATCAGAGGCTGTTGGGAAATTTCTTGCAAGATGTGGATAGGAAGGATAACTTGGAAAGTTGA
- the LOC124921641 gene encoding uncharacterized hydrolase YugF-like isoform X1, protein MTTTVTTLSLGTVRASICSSLNTAKRFQPPSHFKVLAENFPSFLPKEVENIKDPYARKLATRIQRIPVPVSFSKSSIMSSYVKPLAVQEQSNPVVLLHGFDSSCLEWRYTLPLLEEAGLETWAIDILGWGFCELERLPLCDVASKREHLYQFWKTHIRRPMVLVGPSLGAAVVIDFAVNYPEAVDSLVFLSASVYAEGTGDLATLPKAVAYAGVYVLKSIPLRFYGTYLVFNGLPFEKCLDWTNVGRLHCLLPWWEDATVSFMTSGGYNVSSQIKKVKQRTLIIWGEDDQIISNKLGVRLHCELPNAKFRLVPECGHLPHVQKPTAAAKLIVEFCQENCQSESFVCSTNKGSLSSPLLP, encoded by the exons ATGACGACGACGGTGACCACTCTCTCACTAGGCACCGTCCGGGCATCAATATGCTCCTCTCTGAACACTGCGAAGAGATTCCAGCCACCATCTCACTTCAAGGTTTTGGCCGAGAATTTTCCTTCATTTCTCCCTAAAGAAGTAGAGAATATCAAAGATCCATATGCTCGAAAATTGGCTACTAGGATTCAGAGAATACCAGTGCCA GTTAGCTTCTCAAAAAGTTCAATAATGAGCAGTTACGTGAAGCCATTAGCAGTACAAGAACAGTCCAACCCAGTTGTGCTCCTCCATGGTTTTGACAG CTCTTGCTTAGAATGGAGATACACGCTTCCTTTGCTTGAGGAAGCCGGCTTGGAGACATGGGCAATTGATATTCTTGGTTGGGGATTCTGTGAACTAG AAAGGCTTCCTCTATGTGATGTTGCTTCGAAACGCGAACACCTCTATCAG TTTTGGAAGACTCATATCAGAAGACCAATGGTATTAGTTGGGCCTAGCCTTGGTGCTGCTGTTGTTATTGACTTTGCAGTTAATTATCCCGAGGCT GTTGATAGCCTGGTTTTCCTTTCTGCGAGTGTTTATGCTGAAGGTACTGGGGACTTAGCTACATTACCTAAAGCAGTAGCCTATGCTGGG GTTTACGTGTTGAAGAGCATTCCATTGCGGTTCTATGGGACCTATTTAGTCTTCAATGGCTTACCATTTGAGAAATGCTTAGACTGGACAAAT GTGGGTCGTTTGCATTGTTTGCTGCCTTGGTGGGAGGATGCAACTGTGTCTTTCATGACTAGTGGGGGTTATAACGTGTCTTCACAAATAAAAAAG GTGAAGCAGAGGACGCTTATCATATGGGGTGAGGATGATCAAATTATCAGCAATAAACTTGGTGTG AGGTTGCACTGTGAACTGCCAAATGCAAAATTTCGTCTAGTGCCAGAGTGTGGTCACTTACCTCATGTCCAAAAGCCCACTGCTGCTGCCAAGTTGATAGTGGAGTTTTGTCAAGAAAATTGCCAGTCAGAGAGTTTTGTCTGTTCTACTAATAAAGGTTCCCTCTCTTCTCCATTGTTACCATAA
- the LOC124921641 gene encoding uncharacterized hydrolase YugF-like isoform X5, with product MTTTVTTLSLGTVRASICSSLNTAKRFQPPSHFKVLAENFPSFLPKEVENIKDPYARKLATRIQRIPVPVSFSKSSIMSSYVKPLAVQEQSNPVVLLHGFDSSCLEWRYTLPLLEEAGLETWAIDILGWGFCELERLPLCDVASKREHLYQFWKTHIRRPMVLVGPSLGAAVVIDFAVNYPEAVDSLVFLSASVYAEGTGDLATLPKAVAYAGVYVLKSIPLRFYGTYLVFNGLPFEKCLDWTNVGRLHCLLPWWEDATVSFMTSGGYNVSSQIKKVKQRTLIIWGEDDQIISNKLGVRLHCELPNAKFRLVPECGHLPHVQKPTAAAKLIVEFCQENCQSESFVCSTNKG from the exons ATGACGACGACGGTGACCACTCTCTCACTAGGCACCGTCCGGGCATCAATATGCTCCTCTCTGAACACTGCGAAGAGATTCCAGCCACCATCTCACTTCAAGGTTTTGGCCGAGAATTTTCCTTCATTTCTCCCTAAAGAAGTAGAGAATATCAAAGATCCATATGCTCGAAAATTGGCTACTAGGATTCAGAGAATACCAGTGCCAGTAAG CTTCTCAAAAAGTTCAATAATGAGCAGTTACGTGAAGCCATTAGCAGTACAAGAACAGTCCAACCCAGTTGTGCTCCTCCATGGTTTTGACAG CTCTTGCTTAGAATGGAGATACACGCTTCCTTTGCTTGAGGAAGCCGGCTTGGAGACATGGGCAATTGATATTCTTGGTTGGGGATTCTGTGAACTAG AAAGGCTTCCTCTATGTGATGTTGCTTCGAAACGCGAACACCTCTATCAG TTTTGGAAGACTCATATCAGAAGACCAATGGTATTAGTTGGGCCTAGCCTTGGTGCTGCTGTTGTTATTGACTTTGCAGTTAATTATCCCGAGGCT GTTGATAGCCTGGTTTTCCTTTCTGCGAGTGTTTATGCTGAAGGTACTGGGGACTTAGCTACATTACCTAAAGCAGTAGCCTATGCTGGG GTTTACGTGTTGAAGAGCATTCCATTGCGGTTCTATGGGACCTATTTAGTCTTCAATGGCTTACCATTTGAGAAATGCTTAGACTGGACAAAT GTGGGTCGTTTGCATTGTTTGCTGCCTTGGTGGGAGGATGCAACTGTGTCTTTCATGACTAGTGGGGGTTATAACGTGTCTTCACAAATAAAAAAG GTGAAGCAGAGGACGCTTATCATATGGGGTGAGGATGATCAAATTATCAGCAATAAACTTGGTGTG AGGTTGCACTGTGAACTGCCAAATGCAAAATTTCGTCTAGTGCCAGAGTGTGGTCACTTACCTCATGTCCAAAAGCCCACTGCTGCTGCCAAGTTGATAGTGGAGTTTTGTCAAGAAAATTGCCAGTCAGAGAGTTTTGTCTGTTCTACTAATAAAG GTTAG
- the LOC124921641 gene encoding uncharacterized hydrolase YugF-like isoform X4: MTTTVTTLSLGTVRASICSSLNTAKRFQPPSHFKVLAENFPSFLPKEVENIKDPYARKLATRIQRIPVPVSFSKSSIMSSYVKPLAVQEQSNPVVLLHGFDSSCLEWRYTLPLLEEAGLETWAIDILGWGFCELERLPLCDVASKREHLYQFWKTHIRRPMVLVGPSLGAAVVIDFAVNYPEAVDSLVFLSASVYAEGTGDLATLPKAVAYAGVYVLKSIPLRFYGTYLVFNGLPFEKCLDWTNVGRLHCLLPWWEDATVSFMTSGGYNVSSQIKKVKQRTLIIWGEDDQIISNKLGVRLHCELPNAKFRLVPECGHLPHVQKPTAAAKLIVEFCQENCQSESFVCSTNKDLIFTHS, translated from the exons ATGACGACGACGGTGACCACTCTCTCACTAGGCACCGTCCGGGCATCAATATGCTCCTCTCTGAACACTGCGAAGAGATTCCAGCCACCATCTCACTTCAAGGTTTTGGCCGAGAATTTTCCTTCATTTCTCCCTAAAGAAGTAGAGAATATCAAAGATCCATATGCTCGAAAATTGGCTACTAGGATTCAGAGAATACCAGTGCCAGTAAG CTTCTCAAAAAGTTCAATAATGAGCAGTTACGTGAAGCCATTAGCAGTACAAGAACAGTCCAACCCAGTTGTGCTCCTCCATGGTTTTGACAG CTCTTGCTTAGAATGGAGATACACGCTTCCTTTGCTTGAGGAAGCCGGCTTGGAGACATGGGCAATTGATATTCTTGGTTGGGGATTCTGTGAACTAG AAAGGCTTCCTCTATGTGATGTTGCTTCGAAACGCGAACACCTCTATCAG TTTTGGAAGACTCATATCAGAAGACCAATGGTATTAGTTGGGCCTAGCCTTGGTGCTGCTGTTGTTATTGACTTTGCAGTTAATTATCCCGAGGCT GTTGATAGCCTGGTTTTCCTTTCTGCGAGTGTTTATGCTGAAGGTACTGGGGACTTAGCTACATTACCTAAAGCAGTAGCCTATGCTGGG GTTTACGTGTTGAAGAGCATTCCATTGCGGTTCTATGGGACCTATTTAGTCTTCAATGGCTTACCATTTGAGAAATGCTTAGACTGGACAAAT GTGGGTCGTTTGCATTGTTTGCTGCCTTGGTGGGAGGATGCAACTGTGTCTTTCATGACTAGTGGGGGTTATAACGTGTCTTCACAAATAAAAAAG GTGAAGCAGAGGACGCTTATCATATGGGGTGAGGATGATCAAATTATCAGCAATAAACTTGGTGTG AGGTTGCACTGTGAACTGCCAAATGCAAAATTTCGTCTAGTGCCAGAGTGTGGTCACTTACCTCATGTCCAAAAGCCCACTGCTGCTGCCAAGTTGATAGTGGAGTTTTGTCAAGAAAATTGCCAGTCAGAGAGTTTTGTCTGTTCTACTAATAAAG ACTTAATTTTCACTCATTCATGA
- the LOC124921641 gene encoding uncharacterized hydrolase YugF-like isoform X3: MTTTVTTLSLGTVRASICSSLNTAKRFQPPSHFKVLAENFPSFLPKEVENIKDPYARKLATRIQRIPVPVSFSKSSIMSSYVKPLAVQEQSNPVVLLHGFDSSCLEWRYTLPLLEEAGLETWAIDILGWGFCELERLPLCDVASKREHLYQFWKTHIRRPMVLVGPSLGAAVVIDFAVNYPEAVDSLVFLSASVYAEGTGDLATLPKAVAYAGVYVLKSIPLRFYGTYLVFNGLPFEKCLDWTNVGRLHCLLPWWEDATVSFMTSGGYNVSSQIKKVKQRTLIIWGEDDQIISNKLGVRLHCELPNAKFRLVPECGHLPHVQKPTAAAKLIVEFCQENCQSESFVCSTNKVPKGCDLS; encoded by the exons ATGACGACGACGGTGACCACTCTCTCACTAGGCACCGTCCGGGCATCAATATGCTCCTCTCTGAACACTGCGAAGAGATTCCAGCCACCATCTCACTTCAAGGTTTTGGCCGAGAATTTTCCTTCATTTCTCCCTAAAGAAGTAGAGAATATCAAAGATCCATATGCTCGAAAATTGGCTACTAGGATTCAGAGAATACCAGTGCCAGTAAG CTTCTCAAAAAGTTCAATAATGAGCAGTTACGTGAAGCCATTAGCAGTACAAGAACAGTCCAACCCAGTTGTGCTCCTCCATGGTTTTGACAG CTCTTGCTTAGAATGGAGATACACGCTTCCTTTGCTTGAGGAAGCCGGCTTGGAGACATGGGCAATTGATATTCTTGGTTGGGGATTCTGTGAACTAG AAAGGCTTCCTCTATGTGATGTTGCTTCGAAACGCGAACACCTCTATCAG TTTTGGAAGACTCATATCAGAAGACCAATGGTATTAGTTGGGCCTAGCCTTGGTGCTGCTGTTGTTATTGACTTTGCAGTTAATTATCCCGAGGCT GTTGATAGCCTGGTTTTCCTTTCTGCGAGTGTTTATGCTGAAGGTACTGGGGACTTAGCTACATTACCTAAAGCAGTAGCCTATGCTGGG GTTTACGTGTTGAAGAGCATTCCATTGCGGTTCTATGGGACCTATTTAGTCTTCAATGGCTTACCATTTGAGAAATGCTTAGACTGGACAAAT GTGGGTCGTTTGCATTGTTTGCTGCCTTGGTGGGAGGATGCAACTGTGTCTTTCATGACTAGTGGGGGTTATAACGTGTCTTCACAAATAAAAAAG GTGAAGCAGAGGACGCTTATCATATGGGGTGAGGATGATCAAATTATCAGCAATAAACTTGGTGTG AGGTTGCACTGTGAACTGCCAAATGCAAAATTTCGTCTAGTGCCAGAGTGTGGTCACTTACCTCATGTCCAAAAGCCCACTGCTGCTGCCAAGTTGATAGTGGAGTTTTGTCAAGAAAATTGCCAGTCAGAGAGTTTTGTCTGTTCTACTAATAAAG TTCCAAAAGGCTGTGATCTCTCATAG
- the LOC124921641 gene encoding uncharacterized hydrolase YugF-like isoform X2 has protein sequence MTTTVTTLSLGTVRASICSSLNTAKRFQPPSHFKVLAENFPSFLPKEVENIKDPYARKLATRIQRIPVPVSFSKSSIMSSYVKPLAVQEQSNPVVLLHGFDSSCLEWRYTLPLLEEAGLETWAIDILGWGFCELERLPLCDVASKREHLYQFWKTHIRRPMVLVGPSLGAAVVIDFAVNYPEAVDSLVFLSASVYAEGTGDLATLPKAVAYAGVYVLKSIPLRFYGTYLVFNGLPFEKCLDWTNVGRLHCLLPWWEDATVSFMTSGGYNVSSQIKKVKQRTLIIWGEDDQIISNKLGVRLHCELPNAKFRLVPECGHLPHVQKPTAAAKLIVEFCQENCQSESFVCSTNKGSLSSPLLP, from the exons ATGACGACGACGGTGACCACTCTCTCACTAGGCACCGTCCGGGCATCAATATGCTCCTCTCTGAACACTGCGAAGAGATTCCAGCCACCATCTCACTTCAAGGTTTTGGCCGAGAATTTTCCTTCATTTCTCCCTAAAGAAGTAGAGAATATCAAAGATCCATATGCTCGAAAATTGGCTACTAGGATTCAGAGAATACCAGTGCCAGTAAG CTTCTCAAAAAGTTCAATAATGAGCAGTTACGTGAAGCCATTAGCAGTACAAGAACAGTCCAACCCAGTTGTGCTCCTCCATGGTTTTGACAG CTCTTGCTTAGAATGGAGATACACGCTTCCTTTGCTTGAGGAAGCCGGCTTGGAGACATGGGCAATTGATATTCTTGGTTGGGGATTCTGTGAACTAG AAAGGCTTCCTCTATGTGATGTTGCTTCGAAACGCGAACACCTCTATCAG TTTTGGAAGACTCATATCAGAAGACCAATGGTATTAGTTGGGCCTAGCCTTGGTGCTGCTGTTGTTATTGACTTTGCAGTTAATTATCCCGAGGCT GTTGATAGCCTGGTTTTCCTTTCTGCGAGTGTTTATGCTGAAGGTACTGGGGACTTAGCTACATTACCTAAAGCAGTAGCCTATGCTGGG GTTTACGTGTTGAAGAGCATTCCATTGCGGTTCTATGGGACCTATTTAGTCTTCAATGGCTTACCATTTGAGAAATGCTTAGACTGGACAAAT GTGGGTCGTTTGCATTGTTTGCTGCCTTGGTGGGAGGATGCAACTGTGTCTTTCATGACTAGTGGGGGTTATAACGTGTCTTCACAAATAAAAAAG GTGAAGCAGAGGACGCTTATCATATGGGGTGAGGATGATCAAATTATCAGCAATAAACTTGGTGTG AGGTTGCACTGTGAACTGCCAAATGCAAAATTTCGTCTAGTGCCAGAGTGTGGTCACTTACCTCATGTCCAAAAGCCCACTGCTGCTGCCAAGTTGATAGTGGAGTTTTGTCAAGAAAATTGCCAGTCAGAGAGTTTTGTCTGTTCTACTAATAAAGGTTCCCTCTCTTCTCCATTGTTACCATAA
- the LOC124921642 gene encoding PLASMODESMATA CALLOSE-BINDING PROTEIN 4-like: MAINVLICLVLFLSFTSYSRATYCVCKDGISDQILQKDIDYACGAGADCTPILEKGVCYNPNTIKDHCHYAVNSYFQRKLQVNGSCDFSGTAMTSSTPPSGQSTTCVYPSSSTSSTPTLGTPIGGGTSTNSSNPTIFGSPPTGTTGSFDNNALSILNNSNLLGSFTLTLLLSYLLCFFR; the protein is encoded by the exons ATGGCTATCAATGTTCTAATttgtttggttctcttcttgtCCTTCACGAGCTACTCAA GGGCAACATACTGTGTATGTAAAGATGGAATCAGTGACCAAATTCTTCAGAAAGACATTGATTATGCCTGTGGAGCTGGGGCTGATTGCACACCTATCCTTGAAAAGGGGGTTTGTTACAACCCAAATACAATTAAGGATCACTGTCATTATGCAGTCAACAGCTATTTCCAGAGAAAACTCCAAGTTAATGGTAGTTGTGATTTTTCAGGCACTGCTATGACTTCTTCAACTCCCCCCAGTG GCCAGAGTACTACATGTGTCTACCCATCAAGCTCCACAAG TAGCACACCAACTCTGGGTACTCCTATAGGTGGTGGTACAAGCACCAACAGCAGCAATCCAACAATCTTTGGCAGCCCCCCTACAGGAACAACTGGGAGTTTTGATAACAATGCCCTTTCCATCCTTAACAATTCCAATCTATTAGGGTCATTTACTTTGACTCTATTGCTCTCATACCTCTTATGCTTCTTCAGATAA